From one Pseudomonadota bacterium genomic stretch:
- a CDS encoding type II toxin-antitoxin system RelE/ParE family toxin: MIRAFKSAGTEYVFDGVASRSARRCCSQSIWLVARRKLDQINRVREINELKVPPGNRLEILKGDRKNQYSIRINQQYRICFIWEEGHAY; encoded by the coding sequence ATGATAAGAGCCTTTAAATCTGCTGGCACTGAGTATGTTTTTGATGGTGTGGCATCCCGATCAGCTCGCAGATGCTGCTCCCAATCCATTTGGCTGGTTGCCCGCCGAAAGTTAGATCAAATAAACCGTGTTCGAGAGATCAATGAACTAAAGGTGCCTCCAGGCAATCGATTGGAAATTTTAAAAGGTGACAGGAAAAATCAATACAGTATTCGCATAAATCAGCAGTACAGAATTTGTTTTATATGGGAGGAAGGCCACGCCTACTAA
- a CDS encoding AbrB/MazE/SpoVT family DNA-binding domain-containing protein — MTTLIRIGNSQGIRIPKAVIEQARLEDKQLEFKIIDDGLLIQPVKKNREGWKEQFDKAFKSQESSEADQEWLDAPLVDEEDWEW; from the coding sequence ATGACGACTTTAATCAGAATAGGAAATTCGCAGGGTATCCGTATTCCAAAGGCAGTAATCGAGCAAGCACGATTAGAAGACAAGCAATTGGAATTCAAAATAATCGACGACGGACTGTTAATTCAACCTGTTAAGAAGAACAGAGAAGGCTGGAAAGAACAATTTGATAAAGCCTTTAAATCCCAGGAATCAAGCGAAGCGGATCAGGAGTGGTTGGATGCCCCATTGGTAGATGAAGAGGACTGGGAATGGTAA
- a CDS encoding type II toxin-antitoxin system PemK/MazF family toxin produces the protein MVKKDVYRFEIWLVQLDPTQGSEIKKIRPCVVISPDEMSALKTAIVAPMTSKGFSYPTRIQYTFQGKKGLILLDQMRAVDKSRLIQKLGVISQSAQIKIINCLQELFAY, from the coding sequence ATGGTAAAAAAAGATGTTTATAGATTTGAGATTTGGCTGGTTCAACTTGATCCGACACAAGGTTCTGAAATTAAGAAAATAAGGCCTTGTGTTGTTATCTCCCCTGATGAAATGTCTGCACTGAAGACCGCGATTGTTGCTCCAATGACATCCAAAGGATTTAGCTATCCAACCAGAATTCAATATACATTTCAGGGTAAAAAAGGATTGATTCTGCTTGACCAAATGAGAGCCGTTGACAAATCCAGGTTAATTCAAAAACTTGGTGTAATTTCCCAAAGCGCGCAGATTAAAATTATCAATTGTTTGCAAGAGCTTTTCGCGTATTAA